The Fimbriimonadaceae bacterium genome has a segment encoding these proteins:
- a CDS encoding DUF58 domain-containing protein, producing the protein MINRYAAIALSWSSIFLIVMAVLVNSTALFYMAAAVIATLAASRIQAMLAVRYLRFERYTAPAVKVGEMVTVEIVVWSERQLKRPLVHVIDQLPKRLVTADMTPSLPVAPSFDQPIKTRYQFRPMRRGRYRWDKLVVAGTDALGLVATEKMYQTEAVELTVYPTPLPFNEDIKPRLGWGASDIESGRTRGAGLDPRGVREFASGDPLRYIHWRSSAKRGRLMVKEFETGSGLTIHFVLQRQEGTDIGDEQTSTFEAMCGHALFLAVDYAKKGATVLFPLQETPDAASGHAEARERAIREVLTDIQPTARESLAEDVAAAHRVARPGETVVAFVGVQDPLLPEVVSGWSDIQVSVLVYDPSEYGRLPPGQKPATDPRYVDALETAGAVVVTVPRVERIG; encoded by the coding sequence ATGATCAACCGCTACGCGGCCATCGCTCTCTCGTGGTCGTCGATCTTCCTGATCGTCATGGCCGTCTTGGTCAATTCCACGGCCCTCTTCTACATGGCGGCGGCGGTCATCGCCACCCTTGCCGCGTCGCGGATCCAGGCGATGCTCGCCGTCCGGTATCTGCGCTTTGAGCGGTATACCGCCCCGGCCGTCAAGGTCGGCGAGATGGTGACGGTCGAAATCGTGGTGTGGAGCGAGCGCCAACTCAAACGGCCCCTGGTCCATGTCATCGACCAGCTGCCTAAGCGTCTGGTGACGGCCGACATGACGCCGAGCCTGCCCGTGGCCCCCAGCTTTGACCAGCCGATCAAGACCCGCTACCAGTTCCGCCCGATGCGCCGTGGCCGGTATCGCTGGGACAAGTTGGTCGTCGCCGGTACCGACGCGTTGGGCTTGGTCGCGACCGAGAAGATGTACCAGACCGAAGCTGTCGAGTTGACGGTGTATCCGACCCCACTCCCCTTCAATGAAGACATCAAGCCACGCCTTGGATGGGGGGCCAGCGACATCGAGAGCGGCCGGACGCGAGGCGCGGGCCTTGACCCTCGGGGGGTTCGTGAGTTTGCGTCGGGAGACCCCTTGCGCTATATCCACTGGCGCAGCAGTGCCAAGCGCGGGCGGCTCATGGTCAAGGAGTTCGAGACTGGGTCGGGCTTGACGATCCACTTCGTACTGCAGCGGCAAGAAGGCACCGACATCGGCGACGAACAGACCTCGACCTTTGAGGCGATGTGCGGGCACGCCCTGTTCTTGGCCGTCGACTACGCCAAGAAGGGTGCCACCGTCCTCTTCCCGCTCCAAGAGACGCCTGACGCCGCGTCCGGACATGCCGAGGCACGGGAGCGGGCTATTCGCGAGGTGTTGACCGACATCCAGCCGACCGCTCGCGAGTCACTGGCCGAGGACGTCGCGGCGGCGCACCGGGTGGCCCGTCCGGGCGAGACGGTCGTCGCCTTTGTCGGTGTCCAAGACCCGCTTCTTCCGGAAGTCGTCTCCGGTTGGTCCGACATCCAGGTCAGCGTCCTGGTTTACGACCCGTCTGAGTATGGCCGGCTCCCTCCTGGCCAGAAACCGGCGACCGACCCACGTTATGTGGACGCACTTGAGACGGCTGGAGCCGTCGTCGTCACCGTGCCTCGTGTGGAGAGGATCGGATGA
- a CDS encoding MoxR family ATPase translates to MTEEIGRAIVGKRETVEDTVLALLCGGHVLIEDVPGVGKTTLAKAVARTIGGDFRRIQFTPDLLPSDITGSSIFNQSTQEFEFRNGPLFANVVLVDEVNRATPKTQAALLEAMEEHQVSSDGVTHKLPDPFFVLATQNNVEMTGTYPLPEAQLDRFFARVAIGYPSRENESDILRQQQTAHPVDSLGQIASLETLKEAQEACREVFVHDSVRDYIVDIVRATRETSQLLLGASPRGSLYLMHAAQARAATKGEKYVRPDDVKAVASLVLGHRIIVRGEIRAKGLNGDDIINQLLETVPAPVPVG, encoded by the coding sequence ACCGTCCTCGCTTTGCTCTGCGGTGGCCACGTCCTGATCGAGGACGTCCCCGGTGTCGGGAAGACGACATTGGCCAAGGCGGTCGCCAGGACGATCGGTGGCGATTTCCGGCGCATTCAATTCACGCCTGACCTCCTACCCAGTGACATCACGGGCTCCTCAATCTTTAACCAAAGCACCCAGGAGTTTGAGTTCCGCAACGGCCCTCTGTTCGCGAACGTCGTCCTCGTGGACGAGGTCAACCGGGCCACCCCCAAGACCCAGGCGGCGTTGCTGGAGGCGATGGAGGAGCACCAGGTCTCCAGTGACGGCGTGACCCACAAGTTGCCTGACCCGTTCTTTGTCCTCGCGACCCAGAACAACGTCGAGATGACCGGGACATACCCCTTGCCCGAGGCTCAACTCGACCGGTTCTTCGCCCGCGTCGCCATTGGCTATCCGAGCAGGGAAAACGAGTCGGACATCCTCCGCCAACAGCAGACGGCCCACCCGGTCGACAGCCTGGGACAGATCGCGAGCCTGGAGACCCTCAAGGAAGCCCAGGAAGCTTGCCGCGAGGTGTTCGTCCACGACTCCGTCCGAGACTACATCGTCGACATCGTCCGGGCGACGCGCGAGACCAGCCAACTACTTCTCGGCGCCTCACCACGGGGTTCCCTTTACCTGATGCACGCGGCCCAGGCCCGCGCGGCGACTAAGGGTGAGAAGTACGTGCGACCCGACGACGTGAAGGCGGTCGCCAGCCTTGTCTTGGGGCACCGGATCATCGTCCGAGGCGAGATCCGCGCCAAGGGTTTGAACGGCGACGACATCATCAACCAACTTCTCGAGACAGTTCCCGCTCCTGTGCCCGTTGGCTGA
- the dnaB gene encoding replicative DNA helicase, which produces MAQRRIDIVSEHVPPQNNEAEMCTLGCMVMSERAAEEIRSMLTEDDFYVPAHREIFMGLRSLMLSSKAIDLVTLRDELQARGKLAEVGGTDYLVQVVESVPSAQNALHYAGIVLDKATLRRLENAGREIISTVHEPEGTADEKVNDAEAIVFEVGRKRLGKYFRPVSAIAKDFFKDVDQLMETGEPVLGVPSGFSDLDAVTTGFYGGDFVIIAARPAMGKTSLAMNFALHVARQGVGNVAVFNLEMTGQQLVRRLISTIAQVPMGVLKRSNLHMSDYQKLTDACEELYSLPVYIDDSSDVSPLEMRGKCRRLKASGGLALVVVDYLQLMRGNRKTENRVQEISEIARGLKSLAKELDVPVIALSQLNRGVEGRDNKRPMLSDIRESGSIEAEADMVMFIYRDEYYKRKEHGVMERFNPDAAEVAELLIAKHRNGPTGTVLLGFQPAYTKFTLLDEGSKEEYSRRSKSVDD; this is translated from the coding sequence ATGGCCCAACGCCGAATAGACATCGTCTCCGAGCACGTGCCGCCCCAGAACAACGAGGCCGAGATGTGCACCCTTGGGTGCATGGTCATGAGCGAGCGGGCCGCTGAAGAAATCAGGTCAATGCTCACCGAGGACGATTTCTACGTCCCCGCCCACCGGGAGATATTCATGGGCCTGCGGTCGCTCATGTTGAGTTCGAAGGCGATCGACCTGGTCACGCTGAGGGACGAACTCCAGGCCCGGGGCAAGCTCGCTGAGGTCGGCGGCACGGACTACCTCGTCCAAGTGGTCGAAAGCGTGCCCAGTGCCCAGAACGCCCTGCACTATGCCGGCATCGTGCTCGACAAGGCGACTCTCCGGCGGCTAGAGAACGCGGGCAGGGAGATCATCAGTACGGTCCATGAACCGGAAGGAACGGCCGACGAAAAGGTGAACGACGCCGAAGCGATCGTCTTTGAGGTCGGTCGGAAACGTCTCGGCAAGTACTTCCGCCCCGTCTCTGCCATTGCCAAGGACTTCTTCAAAGACGTCGACCAACTCATGGAGACGGGCGAGCCCGTCCTGGGCGTTCCTAGTGGGTTTAGCGACCTCGACGCCGTGACGACGGGCTTCTACGGCGGTGACTTCGTCATCATCGCCGCGCGGCCCGCGATGGGCAAGACGTCGCTGGCGATGAACTTCGCCTTGCACGTGGCCCGGCAAGGAGTCGGCAACGTCGCCGTGTTCAACTTGGAAATGACCGGGCAACAGTTGGTCCGACGCCTTATCTCCACCATCGCGCAAGTGCCCATGGGCGTCCTGAAACGCTCAAACCTGCACATGAGCGACTACCAAAAGCTCACCGATGCCTGCGAGGAACTGTACAGCCTGCCGGTGTACATCGACGACTCTTCCGACGTTTCTCCGCTGGAAATGAGAGGGAAGTGTCGTCGTCTCAAGGCCTCCGGCGGGCTCGCGCTCGTCGTGGTCGATTACCTGCAGTTGATGCGCGGCAACCGAAAGACGGAGAACCGGGTCCAAGAGATCTCCGAGATCGCCCGTGGGCTGAAGTCACTGGCCAAGGAACTGGACGTGCCGGTCATCGCCCTCTCCCAGCTCAACCGCGGAGTCGAAGGGCGCGACAACAAGCGTCCGATGCTCAGTGACATCCGTGAATCCGGTTCGATCGAGGCTGAGGCCGACATGGTCATGTTCATCTACCGGGACGAGTACTACAAGCGGAAGGAGCACGGCGTGATGGAGCGCTTCAACCCAGACGCGGCGGAAGTTGCCGAACTCTTGATCGCCAAACACCGAAACGGCCCGACCGGGACAGTCCTCCTGGGCTTCCAGCCCGCCTACACGAAGTTCACGTTGTTGGACGAAGGCAGCAAGGAAGAATATTCCCGCCGGTCGAAGAGCGTGGACGACTAG
- a CDS encoding transglutaminase domain-containing protein, which yields MTKAGLQRGLLDHVLALVGCVFATYSLGISVAKPVLGMTLAGMSVFSVMVGSLLSRAFAKSKIIEYDGWFAALFGLTAVFFVLPINRMLPEDGFPIELIAGCGLSLLVIFSGFAAWRDGTLLFLSLPCIAMFGLVGTFDVYKPATALFFAFLVCTAVLYSRIFLRSMSERAEKLGADTDLLRRDAWKWVAGPEWAFASAGVIVMFSLVAGPLLQVSLQSVSGQVRVNLPQHRASFVPAAPTVAPVDVRISNGPVNLSDALEFKIKMDEARYLRTRSYATYRSPGWVEPFDTLNPDFDLSINSGPVDRADDGTYTLIPGRVSPFEKFAAPKEVLVTLRPAGPLDSYLPAPGPIVGVAGDGNAFVRVRYDGAAYKVPMGSGDSVSYVVQVDGAPGPGKSNQLPEVIRSLGSVLASANSAPAKVRAFAAQATEGLSDPYQKAMAIKRAIESTTKYNTQVPPCPADRDPVEWFLFEKKEGYCDSFASAMALCARAVGLPSRYTIGYAPDAKTDAEGYYDVRAKDAHAWCEIYFEGHGWVVFDPTEGAPTVGEAGQNESDQTPWYEKPVGKAVLIALATACLAVPVFMWAWFLAAARQASLRGDPNMVRLVWAQNEFQKSMERVVGRPRRFSQTIRAYVASHMTELGQSSTAAADLADRFERLMFSGVSVDAAAVKDMQSQVRGFRASLPRKGRSNG from the coding sequence ATGACGAAGGCCGGATTGCAACGCGGGCTTCTGGACCATGTCCTCGCCCTCGTGGGTTGCGTCTTCGCCACCTATTCCTTGGGCATCAGCGTCGCCAAGCCGGTCTTGGGGATGACCTTGGCGGGCATGTCGGTCTTCAGCGTCATGGTCGGCAGTCTGCTCAGCCGGGCCTTTGCCAAGAGCAAGATCATTGAGTACGACGGGTGGTTCGCCGCGTTGTTCGGCTTGACGGCGGTCTTCTTTGTCCTTCCCATCAACCGGATGTTGCCCGAGGACGGCTTCCCCATCGAGTTGATCGCCGGTTGTGGCCTGTCGTTGCTTGTCATCTTTTCGGGGTTCGCCGCGTGGCGCGATGGGACGCTCCTCTTTCTCAGCCTGCCGTGCATCGCCATGTTTGGCCTGGTGGGGACGTTCGACGTCTATAAGCCGGCCACCGCCCTCTTCTTTGCGTTCCTGGTCTGCACGGCGGTCCTCTACTCGCGGATCTTCCTGCGCTCCATGTCCGAACGGGCCGAGAAGCTGGGAGCGGACACCGACCTCCTGAGACGCGACGCCTGGAAGTGGGTCGCCGGGCCGGAATGGGCCTTTGCCTCGGCCGGTGTGATCGTCATGTTCTCGCTGGTCGCGGGCCCATTGCTCCAGGTCTCGCTGCAAAGCGTGTCTGGCCAGGTGAGGGTGAACCTGCCCCAGCATCGGGCCAGCTTCGTGCCCGCCGCCCCGACGGTGGCCCCAGTGGACGTCCGCATCAGTAACGGCCCGGTCAACTTGAGCGACGCCTTGGAGTTCAAGATCAAGATGGACGAGGCGAGGTACTTGCGCACGCGTTCGTACGCCACCTATCGGTCGCCCGGCTGGGTCGAGCCGTTTGACACGCTCAACCCCGACTTTGACCTGTCCATCAACTCTGGGCCGGTCGACCGTGCTGACGACGGGACGTACACCCTGATCCCAGGGCGGGTGTCACCGTTTGAAAAGTTCGCCGCGCCAAAGGAGGTCTTGGTGACCTTGCGGCCTGCCGGTCCCCTCGACTCATACCTGCCTGCTCCCGGGCCGATCGTCGGCGTCGCGGGAGACGGCAACGCCTTCGTCAGGGTCCGCTACGACGGTGCCGCGTACAAGGTGCCGATGGGCAGCGGGGACTCGGTCTCCTATGTCGTGCAGGTTGACGGTGCACCCGGCCCGGGCAAGTCCAACCAACTTCCAGAGGTGATCCGAAGCCTAGGCAGCGTGCTCGCTTCGGCGAACAGCGCGCCGGCCAAAGTCCGTGCCTTCGCCGCCCAGGCCACCGAAGGCCTGTCCGACCCCTACCAGAAGGCCATGGCGATCAAGCGGGCCATCGAGAGCACCACAAAGTACAACACGCAGGTCCCTCCCTGTCCGGCCGACCGAGACCCCGTCGAGTGGTTCCTCTTTGAAAAGAAGGAAGGCTATTGCGACAGTTTTGCCAGCGCGATGGCTCTCTGCGCCAGGGCCGTCGGACTTCCCTCCCGGTACACGATTGGTTATGCGCCCGACGCCAAGACGGACGCCGAGGGCTATTACGACGTGAGGGCCAAGGACGCCCACGCGTGGTGCGAGATCTACTTCGAAGGTCACGGATGGGTGGTGTTCGACCCGACCGAGGGGGCCCCCACCGTCGGTGAGGCAGGTCAGAACGAAAGCGACCAGACCCCCTGGTACGAGAAGCCGGTCGGCAAGGCTGTCTTGATCGCGCTGGCGACGGCGTGCTTGGCGGTGCCCGTCTTCATGTGGGCCTGGTTCCTTGCCGCCGCCCGGCAAGCGTCGCTCCGTGGCGACCCCAACATGGTCCGGCTGGTTTGGGCCCAAAATGAGTTTCAGAAATCCATGGAACGCGTCGTCGGCCGGCCCAGGCGGTTTTCCCAGACCATCCGAGCGTACGTCGCCTCGCATATGACAGAACTTGGCCAGTCCTCGACGGCAGCAGCCGACTTGGCCGACCGCTTCGAGCGCCTGATGTTCAGTGGTGTCAGCGTGGACGCTGCGGCCGTCAAAGACATGCAAAGCCAGGTCAGAGGGTTCCGTGCTTCTCTCCCGCGCAAGGGCAGGTCGAATGGCTGA
- the guaA gene encoding glutamine-hydrolyzing GMP synthase, with protein MDHQLVLVVDFGGQYTQLIVRRVRELGVYSEMVPWQKAEEVVKSRRPAAVILSGGPKSVLEPGAPTIDVSVLDGVPTLGICYGLQVLAHRGGGCVESSDEREYGHRHLTTVAPGSLVSRMADHAVWMSHGDRVTKVPDGSRVTASTPTCPVAAFENPSARHYGVQFHPEVSHTPSGRVVLQTFLYEIAGLTGDWTTANFIEESVSRIKQEVGDDQVLCAVSGGVDSSVVAALMTKALGQQVKCVFVDHGLLRKGEAEQVIDMFTRVFHPNLIVIEAHEQFFGALKGVTEPEAKRKAIGEQFVVCFERHRDDLSDCKFLAQGTLYPDVIESGTPNAAKIKTHHNVGGLPDWMRLNVIEPLKWLFKDEVREVGRQLGLPDDVIDRQPFPGPGLGVRILGEVTPERVAIVQEADWIFRHELKAKGLDKGIWQSYAALLDVRSVGVMGDERTYEQPIVLRAVQSEDAMTARAAPLEFEFLEHVAHLIVNEVKGVNRVLYDLTSKPPATIEWE; from the coding sequence ATGGACCATCAACTTGTCCTCGTCGTCGATTTCGGCGGGCAATACACCCAGCTCATCGTGCGCCGCGTCCGCGAGCTCGGGGTGTACAGTGAAATGGTCCCGTGGCAGAAAGCTGAGGAGGTGGTCAAGTCGCGGAGGCCGGCCGCGGTCATCCTGAGCGGCGGGCCCAAGTCAGTGCTTGAACCCGGCGCACCGACGATCGACGTCTCTGTGCTCGACGGGGTGCCCACCCTGGGCATTTGCTACGGCCTCCAAGTCTTGGCGCACCGTGGCGGTGGTTGCGTCGAGTCTTCCGACGAGCGCGAGTACGGGCACCGGCACTTGACCACGGTCGCCCCAGGGAGCCTGGTCAGCCGGATGGCCGACCACGCGGTGTGGATGAGCCACGGAGACCGGGTCACCAAGGTGCCCGACGGCTCTCGGGTCACCGCCTCCACGCCGACATGCCCCGTGGCCGCGTTCGAGAACCCTTCCGCGCGCCATTACGGCGTCCAGTTCCACCCTGAAGTCAGCCACACCCCGTCAGGCCGGGTCGTCCTCCAGACGTTTCTCTACGAGATCGCCGGACTTACCGGTGATTGGACGACGGCGAACTTCATCGAGGAGTCGGTCAGCCGCATCAAGCAGGAAGTCGGGGACGACCAGGTGCTCTGCGCCGTGAGTGGAGGCGTGGACAGTTCGGTCGTCGCCGCCCTGATGACCAAGGCCCTGGGCCAGCAGGTCAAGTGCGTGTTTGTCGACCACGGTTTGCTCCGGAAAGGTGAGGCCGAACAGGTCATCGACATGTTCACCCGGGTCTTCCACCCAAACCTCATCGTGATCGAGGCCCACGAACAGTTTTTTGGCGCTCTCAAGGGGGTCACCGAACCAGAGGCCAAGCGCAAGGCGATCGGTGAGCAGTTCGTCGTGTGCTTTGAGCGGCACCGCGACGACCTGAGCGACTGCAAGTTCCTGGCCCAAGGGACGCTCTACCCTGACGTCATCGAGAGCGGGACGCCCAACGCCGCCAAGATCAAGACCCACCATAACGTCGGTGGTCTGCCTGACTGGATGCGGCTCAACGTCATCGAACCGCTCAAATGGCTTTTCAAGGACGAGGTCCGCGAAGTCGGTCGCCAATTGGGCTTGCCCGACGACGTCATCGACCGACAGCCGTTCCCCGGCCCCGGGCTCGGTGTCCGCATATTGGGCGAGGTGACGCCCGAACGCGTGGCCATTGTCCAGGAGGCCGACTGGATCTTCCGCCACGAGCTGAAGGCCAAGGGCCTGGACAAGGGCATTTGGCAGAGCTACGCCGCACTGCTCGACGTGCGGAGCGTCGGCGTGATGGGCGACGAACGGACCTACGAACAACCTATCGTGCTTCGGGCCGTCCAGAGTGAAGACGCGATGACGGCACGTGCCGCACCCCTTGAGTTTGAGTTCCTCGAGCATGTCGCCCACCTGATTGTCAACGAGGTGAAGGGCGTGAACCGGGTGCTTTACGACCTGACAAGCAAACCTCCCGCCACTATTGAATGGGAATGA
- the holA gene encoding DNA polymerase III subunit delta — MAEFDPVKAAKDRVVLLSGTDSDARRKALDALEAAMGATDEGFDNESLAADARPPGDWVAAACSVPFLAELRVVVVRNVARVDPDDHPNLAQVLKEVPESGRLVLVADDETGDTDRLGRIVARWAKVVKEVKGGVHTFEPLTGDKAVDALRERAKLAGKALGRDTASLLLEMLGGKVNIAYGELDKLVLYVGDEAKITDRDVEACVVPDQDYNVYKLLDAVVAGHPGAALVQLRTLTGKGDKIEGETFGRVFPTLSRQFRLMWQARLFVERNVHPDNPPVDVLALLPKKPNLADERDWLRRKIVQAARRTNYEQLTRAMELVVDCDARIKGRRASVSATDTLEQTVLKLAQTFR; from the coding sequence ATGGCTGAATTCGACCCCGTGAAGGCGGCGAAGGACCGGGTCGTTCTGTTGTCGGGCACCGACAGCGACGCCCGTCGCAAGGCCCTTGACGCCCTTGAGGCGGCGATGGGGGCCACGGACGAGGGTTTCGACAACGAGTCGCTCGCCGCTGACGCCCGACCGCCGGGCGATTGGGTCGCCGCCGCCTGTTCCGTGCCCTTCTTGGCCGAACTCAGGGTGGTGGTCGTGCGCAATGTCGCCCGGGTCGACCCGGACGACCATCCAAACCTGGCCCAAGTCTTGAAGGAAGTCCCGGAATCAGGCCGCCTAGTCTTAGTCGCCGACGACGAGACCGGTGACACCGACCGGTTGGGGCGTATCGTGGCCCGTTGGGCTAAGGTGGTGAAGGAAGTCAAGGGTGGCGTCCACACCTTTGAGCCGCTTACCGGCGACAAGGCTGTGGACGCACTTCGAGAGCGGGCCAAGCTGGCCGGAAAGGCCCTGGGCCGAGACACGGCGTCCCTCCTCCTGGAGATGCTGGGCGGCAAAGTCAACATCGCTTACGGCGAACTGGACAAGCTCGTGCTCTACGTCGGTGACGAAGCGAAGATCACCGACCGCGACGTCGAGGCGTGCGTCGTGCCAGACCAGGACTACAACGTCTACAAGCTCCTCGACGCCGTCGTTGCCGGACACCCCGGAGCCGCCTTGGTCCAGCTGCGCACGTTGACGGGCAAGGGGGACAAGATCGAGGGGGAGACGTTCGGCCGGGTCTTTCCCACCCTTTCCCGCCAGTTCAGGCTCATGTGGCAGGCGCGGCTCTTTGTCGAGCGCAACGTGCACCCCGACAACCCGCCGGTGGACGTCCTCGCCCTGCTTCCGAAGAAACCCAACCTTGCCGATGAGCGGGACTGGCTCCGCCGCAAGATCGTCCAGGCGGCCCGGCGGACCAATTACGAGCAACTGACGCGGGCGATGGAACTTGTTGTGGACTGCGACGCAAGGATCAAGGGGCGGCGTGCGTCGGTCTCGGCGACCGACACTCTTGAGCAGACCGTCCTCAAGCTGGCGCAGACGTTCCGCTAG